From the Babylonia areolata isolate BAREFJ2019XMU chromosome 15, ASM4173473v1, whole genome shotgun sequence genome, one window contains:
- the LOC143290331 gene encoding uncharacterized protein LOC143290331 produces the protein MPRNTVLTSSNGTTFQSRSNYACYSGHVLRPGTGDTTQLSLVCSILLDKTVAWVSEVDVNETDWACERAVYYEGCFTQTGLTGISQVTSSTCQGHCRALNKPYALLRADECACAEAAMSESDVVDDAECSLDCVLDDESLCGGPDERWSVYNTFEGCFKKLDRAESFRTLNPVTCREWCRGQDSQYAAFGRLTCSCFTEIPQAAVRFHYNRLCSGPLWNESFTGDVVHLGQKVFGAWNGFYLGLYDAFSMSAHQWVDGSLLIYRLFGEGKPSHYENKCVATSNFMTHRLHWRDQDCVLSKQRIVCERSAGVYGCVEFEGDTTPDHTLVDEESMTLTLCLETCRGMGAMFAAASRDTCQCFTSLPLHSRVPWLECERRCPGNRGQICGERYNAFVLQDNTGAVGRWYQLHLPEQMGIVTAMASS, from the exons ATGCCACG CAACACTGTGCTGACCAGCAGCAATGGCACGACCTTCCAGAGCCGCAGTAACTACGCGTGCTACTCTGGCCACGTGCTTCGTCCGGGCACGGGCGACACGACCCAGCTCTCCTTGGTCTGCTCCATCCTCTTGGACAAGACTGTAGCCTGGGTCTCGGAAGTGGACGTCAACGAGACTGACTGGGCCTGCGAGC GCGCTGTCTACTACGAGGGTTGTTTCACCCAAACTGGCCTCACCGGGATCAGCCAGGTGACCTCCTCCACCTGCCAGGGCCACTGCCGAGCCCTCAACAAACCCTACGCGCTGCTGAGGGCCGACGAGTGCGCATGCGCGGAGGCCGCCATGTCTGAGAGTGACGTGGTTGATGACGCGGAGTGCAGCCTGGATTGCGTACTTGATGACGAAAGTCTGTGTGGAGGTCCGGATGAGCGATGGTCCGTCTACAACACTTTCG AGGGCTGCTTCAAGAAGCTGGACAGGGCTGAATCCTTCAGGACGCTGAACCCGGTGACGTGCAGAGAGTGGTGCCGTGGGCAGGACAGCCAGTACGCTGCCTTCGGACGTCTCACTTGCTCTTGCTTCACGGAGATCCCCCAGGCGGCGGTCCGTTTCCACTACAATCGCCTTTGTAGTGGCCCGTTGTGGAATGAATCCTTCACTGGCGACGTTGTCCACCTGG GGCAGAAGGTTTTCGGGGCGTGGAATGGCTTCTATCTGGGATTGTACGACGCGTTCAGCATGTCGGCACACCAGTGGGTGGACGGCTCACTGCTGATCTACAGGTTGTTCGGAGAAGGGAAACCCAGCCATTATGAAAACAAGTGTGTCGCCACTTCAAACTTCATGACTCATCGGTTACACTGGCGGGACCAGGACTGTGTCCTCAGTAAACAGCGCATCGTGTGCGAGCGCTCCGCTG GGGTGTACGGGTGTGTCGAGTTCGAGGGCGACACCACCCCCGATCACACACTCGTCGACGAGGAATccatgaccttgaccttgtgCCTGGAAACGTGCCGTGGAATGGGCGCCATGTTTGCTGCTGCTTCTCGGGACACGTGCCAATGTTTCACGTCACTTCCGCTGCACTCGCGCGTGCCGTGGTTGGAGTGTGAGCGGCGCTGCCCAGGCAACAGGGGGCAGATCTGTGGAGAACGTTACAACGCTTTCGTTCTGCAAG